A region of Sphingomonas crusticola DNA encodes the following proteins:
- a CDS encoding TonB-dependent receptor: MAKHILTALAALAGATSAWAQAVLPAQASSPGEEVVITADRRGGQPTDVPIAVTAIGARRLAESGTTDIRQLNQLTPSLLVSSTSSEAGGGGARIRGIGTVGDNAGLESSVATFVDGVYRSRVGVAFTELGPLEQVEVLRGPQGTLFGRNASAGLINIVTANPKFVQSEYGEASIGNYAYRRLAAGITGPASSTLAYRLDGVWQKRRGFIEEVISGRHLQNRDRWLARGKLLYQPTDSFSLLVSADYSRRNEECCVGPYLPAADVTSSTPGKPGGQPVYGPSSIEALLGRTVSAVSGAGAGRVLDDTFARKVALTPGRSFRQNVTDGGVSAELKADIGAAHLTSITAYRGNKFVKGQDADFGNLDLLVRASDGSGYTRFRTFTQEVRLQGQAFGDRLDWLVGAYYANERLTYADNQSYGQDFETFAAARIGAAGGSFAAFPSFGLANLTGFARAFVSGQLAGMPGVPAAARGQVVDTIASQVQNVALNGTGELDRYSQHDRNLAVFTHNIVRLTDSLSLTLGARYTDDRKQLDAALTSNSGCGVYAANISRLRALAAAATANPSGNGGLNPAIGSLAGTLANSALASFTGLACVVNSANGSFAAHRHEGEWSGTAVLSYKPAPNMLAYASFARGYKAGGFNLDRAALFNSATLARNDFSSLGFKPERVDAWELGAKYGGRSVELNAALFYEQFRDFQLNTFNGLNFFVSNIRGCKDDLGMTDSDAVAGNSACANTRSGVTSRGVEIEASAHPMRDVRFDAGFTYADTRYRHDLAGSPDPANGNNSLQPNLFLLPGNHLSNAPEYTWTGAASWTPAVSDALRALAYVNVRHQSAINTGSDLFVEKAQGGFALVNARLGLSGDDARWAIELWAQNLFDRNYKQIAFSEPLQGGGTVAQVTAFGASSTQLYGAFLGEPRTWGLTVRTKF, translated from the coding sequence ATGGCTAAGCATATCCTCACCGCGCTGGCGGCGCTTGCCGGCGCGACCTCGGCCTGGGCGCAAGCCGTCCTTCCTGCGCAAGCCAGTTCCCCGGGCGAAGAGGTCGTTATCACGGCCGATCGCCGCGGAGGCCAGCCGACGGACGTGCCGATTGCCGTGACCGCGATCGGCGCTAGGCGGCTCGCGGAAAGCGGTACGACGGATATCCGGCAGCTCAACCAGCTGACCCCTTCCCTGCTCGTCTCCTCGACCTCATCGGAAGCGGGGGGCGGCGGGGCGCGCATTCGCGGCATCGGTACGGTCGGCGACAATGCCGGGCTCGAAAGCTCCGTCGCGACTTTCGTCGACGGCGTCTATCGCAGCCGCGTCGGCGTCGCCTTTACTGAGCTCGGCCCGCTGGAGCAGGTTGAGGTACTGCGCGGCCCCCAGGGCACCTTGTTTGGGCGCAACGCGTCTGCCGGCCTGATCAATATCGTTACCGCCAACCCCAAATTCGTGCAGTCGGAATATGGCGAAGCCAGCATCGGCAACTATGCCTATCGCCGCTTGGCCGCTGGCATCACCGGGCCGGCATCGTCCACACTCGCCTATCGCCTCGACGGCGTATGGCAGAAGCGCCGCGGCTTCATCGAGGAGGTGATTTCCGGCCGCCATCTGCAGAATCGGGATCGCTGGCTGGCGCGCGGCAAGCTGCTCTACCAACCTACCGACAGCTTTTCGCTCTTGGTGTCCGCCGACTATTCCAGGCGCAACGAGGAATGCTGCGTCGGACCCTATCTACCCGCCGCCGATGTCACCAGCTCCACGCCCGGCAAACCCGGCGGCCAGCCGGTCTATGGACCCTCGTCGATCGAGGCACTCCTGGGGCGCACGGTGTCGGCGGTGTCTGGCGCTGGGGCGGGCCGCGTTCTGGACGATACATTCGCGCGCAAGGTGGCTCTCACGCCTGGCCGCAGCTTCCGACAGAATGTTACCGACGGCGGCGTCTCTGCCGAGCTTAAGGCCGACATCGGAGCCGCCCATCTGACGTCGATAACCGCCTATCGCGGCAACAAATTCGTCAAGGGTCAGGACGCCGATTTCGGCAATCTCGACCTGCTCGTACGGGCGAGTGACGGCAGCGGTTACACCCGCTTCCGCACCTTCACCCAGGAAGTGCGACTGCAGGGCCAGGCGTTCGGTGATCGGCTCGATTGGCTGGTCGGCGCATATTACGCCAATGAGCGTCTGACCTATGCCGACAACCAGAGTTATGGGCAGGATTTCGAAACGTTCGCCGCCGCCCGCATCGGCGCGGCCGGTGGGAGTTTCGCGGCCTTTCCCTCGTTCGGCCTCGCCAACCTCACCGGCTTTGCCAGGGCGTTCGTCAGCGGGCAGCTGGCGGGAATGCCGGGCGTACCGGCGGCGGCACGCGGTCAGGTGGTGGATACGATCGCCAGCCAGGTCCAGAATGTTGCGCTCAACGGCACCGGCGAACTGGATCGTTACAGCCAGCACGACCGCAACCTCGCTGTGTTTACCCACAACATTGTCCGGCTGACCGACAGCCTCTCCCTGACGCTCGGCGCGCGTTACACTGACGATCGCAAGCAGCTCGATGCCGCCCTGACGTCCAATAGCGGCTGCGGGGTCTATGCAGCCAACATCTCCCGCCTGCGCGCTCTCGCGGCAGCTGCAACCGCCAATCCGAGCGGTAATGGCGGGCTCAACCCCGCAATTGGCAGCCTCGCCGGCACACTCGCCAACTCGGCGCTGGCCTCGTTCACCGGCCTCGCCTGCGTAGTGAACAGCGCCAATGGCAGCTTCGCCGCACATCGCCACGAGGGCGAATGGTCCGGCACCGCCGTGTTGAGCTACAAGCCGGCGCCAAACATGCTGGCCTACGCAAGCTTTGCCCGCGGCTACAAGGCGGGCGGGTTCAATCTCGACCGCGCCGCTCTGTTCAATTCCGCGACCCTCGCCCGCAACGATTTCAGCTCGCTAGGTTTCAAGCCGGAACGGGTCGACGCTTGGGAGCTGGGCGCCAAATATGGCGGGCGTAGCGTCGAACTGAACGCCGCCTTGTTCTACGAGCAGTTCCGCGATTTCCAGCTCAACACCTTCAACGGGCTCAATTTCTTCGTCAGCAACATTCGCGGCTGCAAGGACGATTTGGGCATGACCGACAGCGACGCGGTCGCCGGCAACTCCGCTTGTGCCAACACGCGCAGCGGCGTGACCTCGCGCGGCGTCGAGATCGAAGCGAGCGCGCACCCCATGCGCGACGTCCGCTTTGATGCGGGTTTCACCTATGCGGACACCCGCTACCGCCACGATCTCGCCGGCTCGCCGGACCCGGCGAACGGTAATAATTCTCTTCAGCCCAATCTTTTCCTGCTGCCCGGCAACCACCTGTCGAACGCGCCCGAATATACATGGACGGGAGCTGCAAGCTGGACCCCCGCGGTGAGCGACGCACTTAGGGCGCTGGCCTATGTCAACGTCCGCCACCAGAGCGCGATCAACACCGGGTCCGACCTGTTCGTGGAAAAAGCGCAGGGCGGCTTCGCGCTGGTCAACGCGCGGCTCGGCCTCAGCGGCGACGATGCGCGCTGGGCGATCGAATTGTGGGCGCAGAATCTGTTCGACCGCAACTACAAGCAGATTGCCTTCAGCGAACCTTTGCAGGGTGGCGGCACCGTGGCGCAGGTGACCGCATTCGGCGCGTCCTCGACCCAGCTCTATGGTGCCTTCCTCGGCGAACCCCGTACATGGGGCCTGACCGTGCGCACGAAATTCTAG
- a CDS encoding spinster family MFS transporter: MPKIRWPIALLTLVYVLNFVDRQLVGILGQPMKVELGLTDGQLGLLSGLAFALFYTTLGLPVARIAERKSRPGVIAISLGIWSAMTALCGLAQSVPQLVLARLGVGLGEAGYAPTAQSLIADLVPPGKRATALSLFSLGIPAGMLIGAIAGGWLAQSLGWRMAFVWLGVPGILLAILMALVLRDPRQETTPSDAPPLRAVAVQLWHAPGFAHMAAGASIASFAGYGLTSFAVPLLMRVYGLPLRDAATGFGIVAGIAIAIGIGSGGWLADGQRRDGGAGRVAAAGALMAALLFPIALSFGDPRPLAMAAVAPLAGAHLYFGPTYGLTVNSVGPKARATAIAILLMVMNAIGLGLGPLAVGALSDSFASAALPGYAAACQSAACTAASATGLVKALRIDLLLYFWAALHFLLAGRAVRLARQQGVSASLG, encoded by the coding sequence ATGCCGAAGATTCGCTGGCCAATAGCGCTACTCACCCTTGTTTATGTGCTGAACTTCGTCGACCGCCAGTTGGTCGGCATTCTCGGCCAGCCGATGAAGGTCGAACTGGGTCTGACCGACGGCCAGCTCGGCCTGCTGAGCGGCCTGGCGTTCGCGTTATTCTACACCACCCTGGGTCTGCCGGTGGCGCGCATTGCGGAGCGCAAGAGCCGCCCCGGGGTAATCGCAATCTCGCTGGGCATCTGGTCGGCGATGACCGCTTTGTGCGGCCTCGCCCAGAGCGTGCCGCAACTCGTCCTTGCCCGGCTCGGCGTCGGACTGGGGGAGGCAGGCTACGCGCCGACTGCGCAATCCTTGATCGCCGATCTTGTACCGCCTGGGAAGCGAGCGACCGCCCTCTCTCTATTTTCGCTGGGTATTCCCGCCGGGATGCTGATCGGTGCGATCGCGGGTGGCTGGCTCGCCCAGTCGCTCGGCTGGCGGATGGCTTTCGTCTGGCTCGGCGTGCCAGGCATTCTGCTCGCCATCCTGATGGCGCTCGTCTTGCGCGACCCGCGGCAGGAGACGACACCAAGCGATGCACCGCCCTTGCGCGCCGTCGCCGTTCAGCTGTGGCATGCGCCCGGTTTTGCCCACATGGCGGCAGGCGCGTCGATCGCCTCCTTTGCCGGCTATGGCCTGACCAGCTTCGCCGTCCCGTTATTGATGCGCGTTTATGGCCTGCCCCTGCGTGACGCGGCGACGGGCTTCGGGATTGTGGCCGGCATAGCGATCGCGATCGGTATTGGCAGCGGCGGCTGGCTGGCCGACGGCCAGCGCCGCGACGGCGGCGCGGGGCGCGTCGCGGCAGCCGGCGCATTGATGGCGGCGTTATTGTTCCCGATCGCGCTCAGCTTCGGCGATCCGCGCCCGCTCGCCATGGCCGCGGTGGCACCGCTCGCGGGCGCGCATCTCTATTTCGGCCCGACCTATGGCCTGACCGTCAACAGCGTCGGTCCCAAAGCGCGCGCGACCGCGATCGCGATCCTGCTTATGGTGATGAATGCGATCGGCCTCGGACTGGGCCCGCTCGCGGTCGGCGCGCTCAGCGACAGCTTCGCGAGCGCGGCGCTGCCAGGCTATGCGGCGGCCTGCCAGAGCGCGGCATGCACGGCCGCATCGGCTACGGGGCTGGTGAAGGCCCTGCGGATCGACCTCCTACTTTATTTCTGGGCGGCTCTGCACTTCTTGCTCGCCGGTCGCGCGGTGCGGCTGGCCAGGCAGCAAGGCGTGTCAGCTTCGCTAGGCTGA
- a CDS encoding transglutaminase-like domain-containing protein, which yields MKISIESRLDYTFDHPTDVLLQMEAAIIPEQMVSAYIDVTQCEHFARVAGHDDIGDRIWLRVQGQLIVDYKAIVTIDRVLADVSQLSMVPPHQLPGETVQYLLPSRYCPSDQFQNFVDAEFGALHGGERVAAMRDWVEARFSYVPGSSSADTTALDTFVKRQGVCRDYAHVMVTLVRASGIPARIASVYALGVEPQDFHAVAEVFLGGSWHLVDATGMATEGGMAKIGVGRDAADVAFLTAYGMAHMNGQYVSVQSA from the coding sequence GTGAAGATCAGCATCGAATCCCGGCTGGATTATACGTTCGATCATCCGACCGACGTCCTGCTGCAGATGGAAGCGGCAATCATCCCCGAGCAGATGGTCAGCGCTTATATCGACGTTACGCAATGCGAGCATTTTGCGCGGGTGGCCGGCCACGACGATATCGGCGACCGCATCTGGCTGCGCGTTCAGGGGCAGCTGATCGTGGATTATAAGGCAATTGTGACCATCGACCGCGTCCTGGCTGACGTCAGCCAACTTTCGATGGTGCCGCCGCACCAGCTTCCCGGCGAGACGGTCCAATATCTGCTGCCATCCCGCTATTGCCCGTCCGACCAGTTTCAGAACTTCGTCGATGCGGAGTTCGGCGCCCTGCACGGCGGCGAGCGGGTGGCGGCGATGCGTGATTGGGTCGAAGCGCGCTTTTCCTATGTGCCCGGATCGAGTTCGGCCGACACGACCGCGCTCGACACGTTCGTGAAGCGTCAGGGCGTGTGCCGTGACTATGCCCATGTGATGGTTACCCTCGTACGTGCGTCCGGGATCCCGGCGCGGATCGCCAGCGTCTATGCGCTGGGCGTCGAGCCGCAGGACTTCCATGCCGTCGCAGAGGTATTTCTCGGCGGCTCGTGGCATCTCGTCGATGCGACCGGCATGGCGACCGAGGGCGGGATGGCAAAGATCGGGGTCGGGCGCGATGCGGCGGACGTAGCCTTTCTTACCGCCTACGGAATGGCGCACATGAACGGCCAATATGTCTCGGTGCAATCAGCCTAG
- a CDS encoding iron-containing redox enzyme family protein produces MASQPNLDYKSGSQFFTDSFQRGLAHWNRERLQPGFPDANWQKTLERDLRMMRLEGGFIEELRAEVSDEAARVPTDPEGFVAWFENLKLVGPGQGDPLFPWLAEEATRDELRWFFEQEAAGEAGFDDLVALTQIKLPVQAKLELARNYWDEMGRGQAAGMHGPMLDGLVETLAVNPVIENTVWESLALANAMTAMATSRRYAWHSVGALGVIELTAPGRSALVAQGLKRIGLSNRERRYFDLHAVLDVKHSEDWNREALIPLVMEDPARATAIAEGALIRLRCGLACFERYRTTLW; encoded by the coding sequence ATGGCCTCGCAGCCTAATCTAGATTATAAAAGCGGCTCGCAATTTTTCACCGATAGTTTTCAAAGAGGCCTCGCGCATTGGAACCGGGAGCGTCTGCAACCGGGCTTTCCCGACGCCAATTGGCAGAAGACGCTGGAACGCGACCTGCGCATGATGCGGCTGGAAGGCGGCTTCATCGAGGAATTGCGCGCTGAGGTGTCGGATGAGGCCGCGCGCGTGCCCACCGACCCTGAGGGCTTCGTCGCATGGTTCGAGAATCTGAAGCTGGTCGGACCCGGCCAGGGCGATCCGCTTTTCCCGTGGCTGGCCGAGGAAGCGACGCGCGACGAGCTGCGCTGGTTCTTCGAGCAGGAGGCGGCCGGCGAGGCAGGCTTCGACGATCTGGTGGCGCTGACCCAGATCAAGCTGCCGGTTCAGGCCAAGCTTGAGCTTGCTCGCAATTATTGGGACGAAATGGGCCGCGGTCAGGCAGCCGGTATGCACGGCCCTATGCTGGACGGCTTGGTCGAGACGCTAGCAGTCAATCCCGTGATCGAAAATACGGTGTGGGAAAGCCTGGCGCTGGCCAATGCGATGACCGCAATGGCGACGAGCCGCCGTTATGCGTGGCATTCGGTCGGCGCGCTGGGTGTGATCGAACTGACCGCGCCGGGCCGTTCGGCGCTGGTGGCGCAGGGTCTCAAGCGGATCGGCCTTTCCAACCGCGAGCGCCGTTATTTCGATCTCCATGCAGTGCTCGACGTGAAGCATAGCGAGGACTGGAACCGTGAGGCGCTGATTCCGCTGGTGATGGAAGATCCTGCCCGGGCGACCGCGATCGCCGAGGGTGCCCTGATCCGGCTACGCTGCGGGCTGGCCTGTTTCGAGCGCTACCGCACGACTTTGTGGTAA
- a CDS encoding glutamine amidotransferase, whose amino-acid sequence MKHALIVRHTPFEGAAGFRQPIEQAGYRFARINVSDPEFATFDWLDPDLVVVMGGPMGVYQRDLHPWIDGEITGLALRIAAGRATLGVCLGSQLIAAALGSRVYPGPIREVGFAPVALSETGARSPLRHLVGVPVLHWHGDTFELPEGAELLATTHAFDQAFRIGDSLLALQFHPEMGEDPRFAEWLNDETYIAEAGTDPHSLRADHDRLGPAAVAAGRLMLAEWLAQLPDAYD is encoded by the coding sequence ATGAAGCACGCGCTGATCGTCCGCCATACCCCGTTCGAAGGTGCCGCCGGCTTCCGGCAGCCGATCGAGCAGGCGGGCTATCGATTCGCGCGGATCAACGTCAGCGATCCCGAATTCGCCACGTTCGACTGGCTCGATCCCGATCTGGTGGTGGTGATGGGCGGGCCGATGGGCGTGTATCAGCGTGACCTCCACCCTTGGATTGATGGAGAAATTACCGGGCTGGCGCTGCGGATCGCGGCCGGCCGGGCGACGTTGGGCGTGTGCCTAGGCAGCCAACTCATCGCGGCGGCGCTGGGGAGCCGGGTTTATCCGGGCCCGATCAGGGAAGTGGGTTTCGCGCCGGTGGCGCTGTCGGAAACCGGTGCGCGTTCGCCGCTGCGCCACCTTGTGGGTGTGCCGGTGTTGCACTGGCATGGTGATACGTTCGAGCTGCCGGAAGGCGCGGAATTGCTCGCTACCACGCATGCCTTCGATCAGGCCTTCCGCATCGGCGACAGCCTGCTGGCGCTGCAATTTCACCCTGAAATGGGTGAGGATCCACGCTTTGCGGAGTGGCTGAACGACGAAACCTATATCGCAGAAGCAGGCACCGATCCGCACAGCCTGCGCGCGGATCATGACCGCCTTGGTCCGGCGGCGGTTGCAGCCGGACGTCTGATGCTTGCCGAGTGGCTGGCGCAGCTACCCGACGCCTATGACTGA
- a CDS encoding NAD(P)H-dependent flavin oxidoreductase, with the protein MFKGLRPIMYGGREVWPLIEGGKGVAVSNHASTGAWAAAGGIGTVSAVNADSYDPEGRIIPQVYRALTRRERHEELVQYAIDGAVQQVKRAFEIAGGKGAININVLWEMGGAQRVLHGVLERTKGMVAGVTCGAGMPYKLSEIAASYGVNYLPIVSSGRAFNALWKRAYSKAAEWLAGVVYEDPWLAGGHNGLSNAEDPRVPQDPYPRVKALRETMRAGGVSEEVPIIMAGGVWYLRDWDHWIDNPELGAIAFQFGTRPLLTQESPISEQWKSRLPTLEDGDVLLHRFSPTGFYSSAVRNPFLRNLELRSERQIAFSLEAAGDHQFKLDVGVKGKSFWVTLGDLHRAREWDGLGYTVALKTPDNTLVFVTPEEMKVIRKDQADCMGCLSQCAFSSWADTEGNSTGRLADPRSFCIQKTLQDIAHGGDIDQNLMFAGHSAYMFKQDPFYSNGFVPTVKQLVDRILTGD; encoded by the coding sequence TTGTTTAAGGGATTGCGCCCGATCATGTACGGAGGCCGCGAGGTCTGGCCGCTGATCGAGGGCGGCAAGGGCGTTGCGGTTTCGAACCATGCCAGCACCGGCGCGTGGGCGGCGGCGGGCGGCATCGGCACGGTTTCCGCGGTCAATGCCGACAGCTATGATCCCGAAGGCCGGATCATCCCGCAAGTCTATCGCGCGCTGACGCGCCGCGAGCGCCACGAAGAGCTGGTGCAATATGCTATCGATGGTGCTGTCCAGCAGGTGAAGCGCGCGTTCGAGATTGCGGGCGGCAAGGGCGCGATCAACATCAACGTGCTGTGGGAGATGGGCGGCGCCCAGCGGGTGCTGCATGGTGTGCTCGAGCGGACGAAGGGAATGGTCGCGGGCGTGACCTGTGGCGCCGGCATGCCCTATAAATTGAGCGAGATCGCGGCCTCCTACGGCGTCAATTACCTTCCGATCGTAAGCTCCGGCCGCGCCTTCAACGCGCTGTGGAAGCGGGCTTATTCCAAGGCGGCGGAATGGCTGGCGGGCGTGGTCTATGAGGATCCGTGGCTGGCCGGCGGGCATAACGGCCTGTCCAATGCGGAAGACCCGCGCGTGCCGCAGGATCCCTATCCGCGCGTCAAGGCGCTGCGCGAGACGATGCGCGCCGGTGGCGTTTCGGAAGAGGTGCCGATCATCATGGCCGGCGGCGTCTGGTACCTGCGGGACTGGGACCATTGGATCGACAATCCGGAACTCGGCGCCATCGCTTTCCAGTTCGGTACGCGGCCGTTGCTCACCCAGGAGAGCCCGATCTCCGAACAATGGAAATCGCGCCTGCCGACATTGGAGGATGGCGATGTGCTGCTGCACCGCTTTTCGCCGACCGGCTTCTATTCGAGCGCGGTGCGCAATCCCTTCCTGCGCAACCTTGAGCTTCGCTCCGAGCGCCAGATCGCTTTCAGCCTCGAGGCGGCGGGCGATCATCAGTTCAAGCTGGACGTCGGCGTGAAGGGGAAGAGCTTCTGGGTAACACTCGGCGATCTCCACCGCGCGCGCGAATGGGATGGCCTTGGCTATACGGTCGCGCTCAAGACGCCCGACAACACGCTCGTGTTCGTCACGCCCGAAGAGATGAAGGTGATCCGCAAGGATCAGGCGGATTGCATGGGCTGCCTCAGCCAATGCGCCTTCTCCTCCTGGGCCGACACCGAGGGCAATTCGACCGGGCGGCTGGCCGACCCGCGCAGTTTCTGCATCCAGAAGACGTTGCAGGATATCGCCCACGGTGGCGACATCGACCAGAATCTGATGTTCGCCGGCCATTCGGCTTATATGTTCAAGCAGGATCCGTTCTACTCGAACGGCTTCGTGCCGACGGTGAAGCAGCTGGTAGATCGCATCCTGACCGGCGATTGA
- a CDS encoding alpha/beta fold hydrolase, protein MAGPTYQDGYWYSADGLRLHYRDYPGDAARAPILCIPGLTRNARDFEGVAARLAGTRRVIAVDLRGRGESEYAADPLTYVPQVYLQDLLALIVEHDLPPLVAFGTSLGGLMTMLIALTDRAFLAGVLLNDIGPVLGAEGMARIRSYVGREQSFAGWDEAAQAIAAPHTATFPNYTAKDWRQWAYRVCRRDADGRIRFDYDMAIATPFKLPVPDPAFDLWPAFQSLHGLPTLLVRGEHSDVLEAETASEMAHRLPEMDFVTLPGIGHTPTLEEPEVAAAIDHLLEAVDQE, encoded by the coding sequence ATGGCAGGCCCGACGTATCAAGACGGCTATTGGTATTCCGCCGACGGGCTACGGCTGCACTATCGCGACTATCCGGGCGACGCGGCCCGGGCCCCGATCCTGTGCATTCCCGGCCTGACGCGCAATGCACGCGATTTCGAAGGGGTGGCGGCGCGCCTTGCCGGCACGCGGCGCGTGATCGCGGTCGATCTGCGCGGTCGGGGCGAGAGCGAGTATGCGGCTGACCCGCTGACCTATGTTCCGCAGGTCTATCTGCAGGACCTGCTGGCCCTGATCGTCGAGCATGATCTTCCGCCATTGGTGGCGTTCGGCACCTCGCTCGGCGGCCTGATGACGATGCTGATCGCCCTGACGGATCGGGCGTTCCTGGCGGGCGTGCTGCTCAACGATATCGGACCGGTGCTTGGGGCCGAGGGCATGGCGCGGATCCGCAGCTATGTCGGCCGGGAGCAAAGTTTTGCCGGTTGGGACGAAGCAGCTCAGGCGATTGCCGCGCCGCATACCGCCACCTTCCCCAACTACACGGCCAAGGACTGGCGGCAGTGGGCCTATCGTGTTTGCCGGCGGGATGCCGATGGCCGTATCCGTTTCGATTACGATATGGCAATCGCGACGCCGTTCAAGCTACCGGTGCCCGATCCGGCCTTCGATCTGTGGCCTGCGTTCCAAAGCTTGCATGGCCTGCCGACCTTGCTGGTGCGCGGTGAGCATTCGGACGTGCTGGAGGCGGAAACGGCGTCCGAAATGGCACATCGTCTGCCGGAGATGGATTTCGTGACGTTGCCGGGTATAGGGCACACGCCAACCCTGGAGGAACCAGAGGTGGCCGCCGCGATTGACCACCTGCTCGAAGCGGTCGATCAAGAATAG
- a CDS encoding protein adenylyltransferase SelO family protein: MPPHIGAMASSPQPPIVGIADFLADAVEAADFPQAILRFRNDRAAAAVGMDGLSNDEWVAHFGRFRPLPGNLPQPLALRYHGHQFRSYNPDLGDGRGFTFAQLRDDQGRLLDLGTKGSGTTPYSRFGDGRLTLKGGVREILATEMLEALGVNTSKTFSLIETGEPLQRGDEPSPTRSSVLVRLSHGHIRIGSFQRLNILDRADEMEQLTRYVLEQLYGEQPGDAPALRLLEQVVQRTARLAASYMAAGFVHGVLNSDNINVTGESFDYGPWRFTPFWDAEFTAAYFDHQGLYAFGRQPQAIHWDVVQLAIALVKLAPIEALAPILDAFPQVYEDAFSRAMLARLGVQPRSDADDLALVQAIEQGLATHTVGIDRFFFDWSGGRRRPGPYDHTYTQHFGEVETMLTRYDSARTTDHPYWADAEPCSMHIDEVEAIWAAIDTRDDWSLLHKKVAAIRRMGEAHK, encoded by the coding sequence ATGCCACCCCATATCGGCGCGATGGCATCCTCCCCGCAACCGCCGATCGTCGGCATCGCCGATTTCCTCGCCGATGCGGTCGAAGCCGCCGATTTCCCACAAGCGATACTGCGCTTCCGAAACGATCGCGCGGCGGCGGCGGTCGGAATGGATGGCCTGTCGAATGACGAGTGGGTCGCGCATTTCGGCCGCTTCCGGCCGTTGCCCGGAAATCTGCCGCAGCCGTTGGCGCTGCGCTATCACGGCCATCAATTCCGCAGCTACAATCCCGATCTCGGCGACGGCCGCGGCTTCACCTTTGCCCAATTGCGTGACGACCAGGGGCGGCTGCTCGATCTCGGCACCAAGGGGTCGGGGACAACGCCCTATAGCCGGTTCGGCGATGGCCGGCTGACGCTCAAGGGCGGCGTGCGCGAGATCCTCGCGACCGAGATGCTCGAAGCGCTTGGCGTGAACACCTCCAAAACCTTTTCGCTGATTGAGACCGGCGAGCCTCTCCAGCGCGGCGACGAGCCCTCCCCCACCCGCTCCTCGGTGCTTGTGCGACTGAGCCACGGCCATATCCGCATCGGCAGCTTCCAGCGCCTCAACATACTCGACCGTGCGGATGAAATGGAGCAGCTGACCCGCTACGTTCTCGAACAACTTTATGGTGAACAGCCGGGTGATGCGCCCGCGCTGCGGCTGCTGGAACAGGTGGTGCAGCGTACCGCGCGGCTTGCCGCTTCCTATATGGCGGCCGGCTTCGTCCACGGTGTGCTGAACAGCGACAATATCAACGTCACCGGCGAGAGTTTCGATTACGGGCCGTGGCGCTTCACGCCTTTCTGGGACGCGGAATTCACCGCCGCCTATTTCGACCATCAGGGTCTCTACGCCTTCGGGCGCCAGCCGCAGGCAATCCATTGGGATGTCGTTCAGCTCGCCATTGCATTGGTCAAGCTGGCGCCGATCGAGGCGCTGGCGCCAATTCTCGATGCATTTCCGCAAGTCTATGAGGATGCGTTTAGCCGCGCCATGCTCGCGCGGCTCGGGGTACAGCCACGCTCGGACGCGGACGATCTGGCGCTGGTCCAGGCGATCGAGCAGGGCCTCGCCACGCATACCGTCGGCATCGACCGTTTCTTCTTCGACTGGTCCGGGGGCCGGCGCCGTCCTGGTCCATATGACCACACATACACACAACATTTCGGCGAGGTTGAAACCATGCTCACGCGCTATGACAGCGCCCGCACGACCGATCACCCTTATTGGGCTGACGCCGAGCCCTGCTCGATGCACATCGACGAAGTGGAGGCGATCTGGGCGGCAATCGACACGCGCGACGATTGGTCGCTGTTGCACAAGAAGGTCGCGGCGATCCGCCGCATGGGCGAGGCGCATAAATGA